A part of Polynucleobacter sp. MG-Unter2-18 genomic DNA contains:
- a CDS encoding cytochrome c1, with amino-acid sequence MKRILHTVMGVCQATALIAALGFGLTANASEGGFPLETAPNRVSNNASLQNGAKIFVNYCLNCHSATSVRYNRMRDIGLTDQQIKDNLILTDAKVGDLMTISMSPKDGKAFFGKTPPDLSVEARARGTDWLYTYFRTFYKDDTTQTGWNNLVYPNVGMPHVLWQLQGERAAKFEERPDPHDASRVEKKFVGFEQLTPGTMKPQEYDDNIADLVAFMSWMAEPVQLERKRLGVIVLIFLAIFTLVASRLNKAYWKDIH; translated from the coding sequence ATGAAACGAATTTTGCACACTGTGATGGGCGTCTGTCAGGCAACTGCATTGATTGCTGCCCTTGGTTTTGGTTTAACTGCAAATGCAAGCGAGGGTGGTTTCCCGTTGGAGACTGCACCAAATCGCGTTAGTAATAATGCATCTTTGCAAAATGGCGCTAAGATATTTGTTAACTATTGCTTGAACTGCCACTCTGCTACAAGCGTGCGTTACAACCGTATGCGTGATATTGGCCTGACAGATCAGCAAATCAAAGACAACTTGATTTTGACCGACGCTAAAGTTGGCGACTTAATGACCATTTCAATGTCACCCAAAGATGGCAAAGCTTTCTTTGGTAAAACCCCTCCTGATTTATCTGTTGAGGCCCGTGCACGCGGTACTGACTGGCTCTATACCTACTTCCGCACTTTCTACAAAGATGACACTACCCAAACTGGGTGGAATAACTTGGTGTATCCGAACGTTGGTATGCCGCATGTCCTCTGGCAGTTGCAGGGTGAGCGTGCTGCAAAGTTTGAAGAGCGCCCAGATCCACATGACGCAAGCCGTGTAGAGAAAAAATTTGTTGGATTTGAGCAGTTGACTCCGGGAACTATGAAGCCACAAGAGTATGACGACAATATTGCTGACTTAGTTGCTTTCATGTCATGGATGGCTGAGCCAGTACAACTTGAGCGTAAGCGTTTAGGTGTGATTGTGTTGATCTTCTTGGCAATCTTCACTCTGGTAGCTTCACGTTTGAATAAGGCGTACTGGAAAGACATTCACTAA
- a CDS encoding glutathione S-transferase N-terminal domain-containing protein gives MMVLYSGTNCPFSQRCRLVLFEKGMDFEIRDVDLFNKPEDISVMNPYGQVPILVERDLILYESNIINEYIDERFPHPQLMPPDPVARARARLFLFNFEKELFVHVAALENEKGKAAEKSHEKARLAIRDRLTQLAPIFVKNKYMLGEEFSMLDVAIAPLLWRLEHYGIDLSRNAAPLLKYAERIFSRPAYIEALTPSEKVMRR, from the coding sequence ATGATGGTGTTGTACTCGGGCACAAATTGCCCATTCTCGCAACGCTGCCGTCTGGTGCTTTTTGAAAAAGGCATGGACTTTGAAATTCGTGATGTGGACTTGTTTAACAAGCCAGAAGACATCTCGGTGATGAACCCTTATGGCCAAGTTCCAATATTGGTCGAACGCGACTTGATTTTGTATGAGTCAAACATCATCAATGAGTATATTGATGAGCGTTTTCCTCATCCGCAATTGATGCCGCCCGATCCTGTTGCACGCGCACGCGCACGTCTCTTCCTCTTCAATTTTGAAAAAGAGTTGTTTGTACATGTTGCAGCTTTAGAGAATGAAAAAGGCAAAGCAGCTGAGAAATCTCATGAAAAAGCTCGCTTAGCAATTCGTGATCGCTTAACTCAGCTTGCACCTATTTTTGTGAAGAATAAGTACATGTTGGGCGAAGAGTTTTCTATGTTGGATGTAGCAATCGCTCCTTTATTGTGGCGTTTGGAGCATTACGGTATTGACCTCTCGCGTAATGCAGCTCCTCTCTTGAAGTACGCTGAGCGTATTTTCAGCAGACCTGCTTATATTGAGGCATTGACTCCTTCAGAAAAGGTAATGCGTCGCTAA
- a CDS encoding ClpXP protease specificity-enhancing factor, translated as MSDIPSNKPYLIRALHQWCTDFGFTPFMAVFVDSSVEVPMEFVKKDEIVLNLSLEACHQLNLDNDWISFQARFGGVPRKIMVPVSHVLAIYARENGQGMSFPFDASQAGKLKDTSPENAEKPKASRPSLTIVK; from the coding sequence ATGTCTGATATCCCAAGCAATAAACCCTACTTAATCCGTGCTCTACATCAGTGGTGCACGGATTTTGGTTTTACGCCCTTCATGGCTGTCTTTGTAGACTCTAGTGTTGAAGTGCCCATGGAGTTTGTGAAGAAAGATGAAATTGTTTTAAATCTCTCCTTGGAGGCCTGTCATCAACTGAATTTGGATAATGATTGGATCAGTTTTCAGGCAAGATTTGGCGGGGTTCCAAGGAAAATTATGGTTCCTGTAAGCCATGTTTTAGCGATCTATGCACGAGAAAATGGCCAAGGAATGTCCTTTCCATTTGATGCCAGTCAGGCCGGCAAGCTCAAAGATACAAGTCCTGAGAATGCTGAAAAGCCAAAAGCTAGCAGACCTTCCTTGACGATTGTGAAATAG
- a CDS encoding MFS transporter, protein MTATHASEIQTSPPSYRKVAIAACFGTFLEWYDFLTFATLAVVFGPLFFPSSDPSTALLASLATFGVGMVVRPIGAAIFGSIGDRIGRRPVFMITISLMGIATVCVGFLPTYAQVGIWAPILLVSLRLLQGLSAGGEIGGSAVYLTEHAGDSNRGFKTSFLQLMGPLGILVSTIQIALLQTYLTQEEFLSWGWRVPFWVSLILLLIAFRARMALEETPVYLQLSKTESQSKSPLRDNLKDPETRKRMFLLFFCISAGGAVLFFCVQVYTSIFLKTTVRLAPQLVDQLSVYAIVALLPFTVLAGWLSDKIGRKPVVVSGLTLGATLILPAFYFLQSSGGSISLIAGVLIGLSAILALVVGPQTALLAELFPAKTRNSAATLPHNLAAGWIGGLLPLIVTWLNQYWESNLAGLWYPTVFLAGGAIVAMLYLPETRRTNLLN, encoded by the coding sequence TTGACTGCTACGCACGCATCAGAAATACAGACCTCACCACCTTCTTATAGAAAAGTAGCTATTGCTGCTTGCTTTGGAACCTTTCTAGAGTGGTATGACTTTCTCACCTTTGCCACTCTGGCTGTAGTTTTTGGCCCCCTCTTTTTTCCCTCAAGCGATCCCAGTACAGCCCTATTAGCTAGCCTTGCGACTTTCGGTGTAGGTATGGTGGTGAGACCCATAGGAGCAGCTATTTTTGGAAGCATTGGCGATCGTATTGGCCGGCGTCCCGTCTTTATGATCACCATTTCCCTCATGGGGATTGCTACAGTCTGCGTTGGTTTTTTGCCGACCTATGCTCAGGTTGGAATCTGGGCACCTATTCTGTTGGTGAGTCTTAGACTACTTCAAGGCCTCTCGGCAGGAGGAGAAATTGGGGGCAGCGCCGTCTACCTCACAGAGCATGCAGGTGACTCTAATCGAGGCTTTAAGACTAGCTTCTTGCAACTCATGGGACCCCTTGGCATCTTGGTATCCACGATTCAAATTGCCTTGCTACAAACCTATCTTACTCAAGAAGAATTTTTATCCTGGGGGTGGCGTGTGCCATTCTGGGTTTCGCTGATTCTGCTTTTAATTGCATTTAGAGCACGAATGGCTTTAGAGGAAACGCCAGTCTATTTACAGCTTAGTAAAACTGAATCTCAATCAAAGAGTCCATTGCGAGACAATCTCAAAGACCCTGAAACCAGAAAGCGAATGTTTCTACTTTTTTTCTGCATCTCTGCTGGTGGAGCAGTGCTTTTTTTCTGCGTACAGGTTTACACCTCGATCTTCCTGAAGACTACTGTAAGGCTCGCCCCTCAGTTGGTAGATCAGCTCAGCGTCTATGCAATAGTTGCGCTATTGCCTTTCACAGTACTTGCAGGATGGCTATCTGACAAGATCGGTAGAAAGCCTGTCGTTGTAAGCGGCCTCACCTTAGGAGCCACACTAATATTGCCGGCGTTTTATTTTCTACAAAGTAGTGGCGGATCTATCTCGTTGATAGCAGGAGTCTTGATTGGCTTATCTGCAATCCTTGCCCTTGTAGTGGGTCCACAAACAGCCCTACTTGCAGAGCTATTCCCAGCCAAAACTAGAAATAGCGCAGCCACCCTTCCGCACAACTTAGCGGCTGGGTGGATAGGCGGGCTTCTACCTTTAATTGTGACTTGGTTGAATCAATACTGGGAAAGTAATCTTGCGGGACTCTGGTATCCGACGGTTTTCTTAGCTGGCGGGGCTATAGTGGCAATGCTTTACTTACCAGAAACTAGAAGAACGAACTTACTCAATTAA